Proteins encoded together in one Impatiens glandulifera chromosome 1, dImpGla2.1, whole genome shotgun sequence window:
- the LOC124945398 gene encoding uncharacterized protein LOC124945398: MAHFMSLQHPFSARTVAELFVDNVSKLHGMPTTIISDWGDSRVEEVDVSLTAREASLQLIKFHLKRAQNRMKQQQDKKRKDVTLQKLFHKLSPKYFGPFEVLERIGEVAYKLELGADNRIHNVFHVSQLKSFKGTPAAVENIPQLSTQPNRTGKIVGEQDIMVQGKLKKQMLINWDGAQTEDQTWEDAEVISIQMPRDASCKEANKTTLSSSGSTNF; this comes from the exons ATGGCCCACTTTATGAGTCTGCAACACCCCTTTTCTGCCCGGACAGTAGCTGAGTTATTTGTGGACAACGTTTCCAAGCTCCACGGAATGCCAACAACCATCATTAGTGATTGGG GTGACTCGAGAGTGGAAGAGGTGGATGTATCGCTAACGGCCAGGGAAGCCTCACTCCAACTCATAAAATTCCATTTGAAAAGAGCCCAGAATCGTATGAAGCAGCAGCAGGACAAGAAGAGGAAAGATGTCACGTTGCAA AAGTTATTCCACAAGCTCTCACCAAAGTATTTTGGGCCATTTGAAGTGTTGGAAAGGATTGGGGAAGTTGCTTACAAGCTGGAACTCGGGGCCGACAACAGAATACATAATGTCTTCCATGTCTCACAATTAAAATCATTCAAAGGTACCCCTGCTGCTGTAGAAAATATTCCCCAACTTAGCACACAACCAAACAGGACCGGAAAAATTGTTGGTGAACAAGACATAATGGTGCAAGGAAAATTGAAAAAACAGATGCTAATCAATTGGGATGGGGCCCAAACAGAAGACCAAACTTGGGAAGATGCAGAAGTTATAAGTATTCAAATGCCCAGAGATGCTAGCTGCAAGGAGGCCAACAAGACAACACTCTCTTCGTCGGGGTCGACAAACTTCTGA